The Brachyhypopomus gauderio isolate BG-103 chromosome 12, BGAUD_0.2, whole genome shotgun sequence genome window below encodes:
- the comp gene encoding cartilage oligomeric matrix protein, translating to MRWILLLYGLYGLLNLDRSAVVGQGASRDGEIINQIKSTNKALADIKELLKQQIEEIVFLKNTVMECEACGMRIEPPVQKPSCDPNPCHPGVKCTEKVDGVKCGPCPAGTVGNGTHCADEDECSVVPCHMGVRCINTAPGFRCGPCPAGYTGPQVQGLGVAYASANKQVCRDINECESSNGGCVENSICMNTPGSFRCGRCKPGYAGDQTQGCKPERACGNGQPNPCHATAECVVHRDSSIECVCGVGWAGNGYLCGPDMDIDGFPDEKLQCPERNCAKDNCLTVPNSGQEDADKDKIGDACDDDADGDGILNIEDNCVLVPNVNQKNVDQDDYGDACDNCRLVKNNDQKDTDLDGKGDECDDDIDGDGIKNDMDNCIKVPNANQIDRDGDSVGDACDSCPYIRNPDQMDVDNDLIGDPCDTNKDSDGDGHQDSRDNCPAVINSSQLDTDKDGKGDECDDDDDNDGIPDLLPPGPDNCRLIPNPLQEDSDGDGIGNVCEKDFDNDTIIDLIDVCPENAEVTLTDFRAYQTVVLDPEGDAQIDPNWVVLNQGREIVQTMNSDPGLAVGYTAFNGVDFEGTFHVNTVTDDDYAGFIFGYQDSSSFYVVMWKQVEQIYWQANPFRAVAEPGIQLKAVKSNTGPGENLRNSLWHTGDTPDQVKLLWKDPRNVGWKDKTSYRWFLQHRPHDGYIRVRFYEGQKMVADTGIIIDATMRGGRLGVFCFSQENIIWANLRYRCNDTLPEDFDTYRSQQIQLQI from the exons ATGGTGAGATAATTAACCAGATTAAGAGTACAAACAAGGCTCTGGCTGATATCAAGGAACTGCTGAAACAACAG ATAGAGGAGATTGTGTTCCTGAAGAACACGGTTATGGAGTGTGAGGCCTGTG GCATGCGTATAGAACCCCCTGTGCAAAAGCCCTCCTGCGACCCCAATCCCTGCCACCCCGGGGTGAAGTGCACCGAGAAGGTGGATGGCGTCAAATGCGGCCCATGTCCCGCGGGCACAGTGGGCAACGGCACCCACTGTGCGGACGAGGATGAG tgtagtgtggtgccGTGCCATATGGGTGTGAGATGCATCAACACAGCTCCTGGTTTCCGCTGTGGCCCGTGTCCTGCAGGATATACCGGTCCCCAGGTGCAAGGGCTTGGAGTGGCATATGCTTCTGCCAACAAACAG GTTTGTAGAGACATAAATGAGTGTGAATCTTCAAACGGTGGCTGTGTGGAGAACTCAATCTGTATGAACACACCA GGTTCTTTCCGCTGTGGACGTTGCAAGCCAGGCTACGCCGGAGACCAGACACAGGGCTGCAAGCCGGAAAGGGCGTGCGGGAATGGGCAGCCCAACCCCTGCCATGCCACTGCAGAGTGTGTCGTCCACCGCGACAGCAGCATCGAGTGTGTC TGTGGAGTTGGCTGGGCTGGAAATGGATATTTATGTGGACCAGACATGGATATTGATGGCTTCCCTGATGAAAAATTGCAATGTCCTGAAAGAAACTGCGCTAAG GATAACTGTCTCACCGTACCCAACTCTGGGCAAGAAGATGCTGATAAGGACAAAATTGGAGACGCGTGTGATGACGACGCTGATGGAGATGGGATCTTGAATATAGAG GACAACTGTGTGCTTGTCCCAAACGTGAACCAGAAGAATGTCGACCAGGATGATTATGGAGATGCTTGTGACAACTGCCGTCTGGTTAAAAACAACGACCAAAAGGACACCGATCTTGATGGCAAGGGTGACGAATGTGACGATGATATCGATGGTGATG GGATCAAGAATGACATGGACAACTGCATCAAGGTTCCCAATGCCAACCAGATAGATCGAGATGGTGACAGTGTTGGGGACGCGTGTGACAGCTGTCCTTACATTCGCAACCCTGACCAG ATGGATGTTGACAATGACCTGATTGGTGATCCTTGTGACACCAACAAAGACAG tGATGGAGATGGTCACCAGGATTCACGTGATAACTGCCCAGCAGTCATCAACAGCTCTCAGCTGGACACTGACAAAGACGGTAAAGGGGATGAGTGTGACGACGATGATGACAATGATGGTATTCCAGATCTCCTTCCTCCTGGCCCGGACAACTGCAGACTTATTCCCAACCCACTACAGGAAGACTCAGACG GGGATGGAATTGGaaacgtgtgtgaaaaagacTTTGACAATGACACAATAATTGACCTGATTGACGTGTGCCCTGAGAATGCAGAGGTCACCCTCACTGACTTCAGGGCTTACCAGACTGTGGTTCTGGACCCAGAGGGAGACGCACAGATCGATCCAAACTGGGTAGTACTCAATCAG GGAAGAGAGATTGTTCAAACCATGAACAGTGACCCTGGACTAGCTGTTG GTTACACGGCATTCAATGGAGTGGACTTTGAAGGGACGTTTCATGTAAATACTGTAACGGATGACGACTACGCTGGCTTCATCTTTGGGTATCAGGACAGCTCCAGTTTTTATGTGGTTATGTGGAAGCAGGTGGAGCAGATCTATTGGCAGGCTAACCCCTTCCGAGCTGTGGCTGAACCTGGCATCCAACTCAAG GCTGTGAAATCGAACACAGGACCTGGGGAGAACCTGCGAAACTCGCTGTGGCACACAGGTGACACACCTGACCAGGTGAAGCTACTGTGGAAGGATCCAAGGAACGTGGGTTGGAAGGATAAGACCTCGTACCGATGGTTCCTGCAGCACAGACCCCATGATGGGTACATCCG ggttcGTTTCTATGAAGGCCAGAAAATGGTTGCAGACACGGGGATTATTATTGACGCAACCATGAGAGGCGGTAGACTCGGGGTTTTCTGCTTTTCACAAGAAAACATCATCTGGGCTAATCTACGCTACCGATGTAACG